The Castanea sativa cultivar Marrone di Chiusa Pesio chromosome 11, ASM4071231v1 genome contains a region encoding:
- the LOC142617999 gene encoding mavicyanin-like codes for MAMRIALLILALATPVVYGAQHVVGGSQGWIQTGDYTTWANSQTFAVGDTLLFTYDTTHQVDEVNQADYNSCTSSNAIKNYNGGSTTIPLTTAGPMYFICPTPGHCTQGMKLSITVVAAGTTPSGSPTTPTVTSPPPPPAKNGVASISCNMNNLMFGILLVFVTMFAYMG; via the exons ATGGCCATGAGAATTGCTCTTCTAATTCTAGCTCTGGCCACACCAGTGGTCTATGGAGCACAACACGTTGTTGGTGGTAGCCAGGGTTGGATTCAAACAGGTGACTACACCACCTGGGCTAATAGTCAGACATTTGCAGTTGGTGACACCCTTT TGTTCACCTATGACACTACCCACCAAGTGGATGAAGTAAATCAAGCTGACTACAACAGTTGCACCTCTAGCAATGCCATCAAAAATTACAATGGTGGAAGCACAACAATCCCTTTAACCACTGCTGGCCCAATGTACTTCATATGCCCCACTCCTGGTCACTGTACTCAGGGCATGAAACTATCGATCACTGTTGTAGCAGCTGGCACCACCCCAAGCGGCTCACCCACCACCCCGACCGTCACctcacctccaccaccaccagcaaAGAATGGAGTGGCTAGTATTTCTTGTAACATGAACAATTTGATGTTTGGGATTTTGCTTGTGTTTGTGACCATGTTTGCATACATGGGCTAG
- the LOC142618000 gene encoding protein mago nashi homolog, producing the protein MAGVVGGEEELEEFYVRYYVGHKGKFGHEFLEFEFRSNGMLRYANNSNYKNDTMIRKEVYVTPAVLKECRRIILESEILKEDDNQWPEPDRVGRQELEIVMGNEHISFTTSKIGSLVDVQSSNDPEGLRIFYYLVQDLKCFVFSLISLHFKIKPI; encoded by the exons ATGGCAGGAGTGGTGGGAGGAGAGGAAGAGTTGGAGGAGTTTTACGTGAGGTACTACGTAGGGCACAAGGGGAAGTTCGGGCACGAGTTCTTGGAGTTCGAGTTCCGCTCCAATGGCATGCTTCGCTACGCCAACAACTCCAACTACAAGAACGACACCATGATTCGCAAGGAGGTCTACGTCACCCCCGCCGTCCTCAAAGAGTGTCGCCGCATCATCCTCGAGAGCgag ATTCTAAAGGAAGATGATAACCAATGGCCAGAACCCGACCGCGTTGGGAGGCAGGAGCTTGAGATTGTGATGGGGAACGAGCATATTTCTTTTACTACTTCAAAGATTGGATCCCTTGTTGATGTGCAGAGCAGTAACGACCCTGAAGGGCTTCGCATATTCTATTACCTTGTTCAG GACCTGAAGTGCTTCGTATTCTCTCTCATTTCACTCCATTTCAAGATCAAGCCAATTTAA